A stretch of Paenibacillus sp. URB8-2 DNA encodes these proteins:
- a CDS encoding vWA domain-containing protein, whose translation MAKKGKAFVVLGVIAAAVFVLVYFGISLTSNLGKSQTQVTSEGAAKQLDKLYKSISVTAAAPLKGQIDLDPASVGDSLPDISKFPISVANTTDSFVEIFSSTEKSGTGVDGWLNEVATDFNKSNIVVNGKPISVKIRNIASGTAADYIKSGKYVPDAFTPSNELWGEMVKAQGIQTQLISKRLAGNVAGIVTTKKKYDELVNKYGALNIKTVTDAIANNELAMGYTDPFASSTGLNFLVTALQTFDSSDLLGEKAVQGFERFQANVPFTASTTLQMRDAAKSGMLDAFVLEYQTYVNAPDLKSGYVFTPFGVRHDSPLYALGNLPQDKLDMIKKFAEFAKQDKYQKLAADKGFNGLQDYRSELNAVDGTLLSSAQKLWKEKKNGNKPIAAVFVADVSGSMDGEPLNRLKESLLKGQKYLGRDNSIGLVSYSSEVSVNLPIGKYDANQQSMFVGAVNSLQAGGGTATFDGIVVAMKMLQDELKVNPDVKPVIFVLSDGETNEGHSLDEVRGLIETFKIPVYTIGYNANIQALQSISSINEAASINADTDDVVYKIGNLLNVQM comes from the coding sequence ATGGCTAAAAAAGGTAAAGCGTTTGTGGTGTTAGGAGTTATTGCAGCGGCCGTTTTTGTTCTTGTATATTTCGGGATCAGCTTAACCTCCAATTTAGGCAAAAGCCAGACACAGGTAACCTCGGAAGGGGCGGCCAAGCAGCTGGATAAACTGTACAAAAGCATTTCTGTAACCGCCGCGGCACCTTTAAAGGGTCAGATCGACCTTGATCCTGCATCTGTCGGCGACTCCTTGCCCGATATTTCCAAGTTCCCTATATCCGTAGCCAATACAACGGACAGCTTCGTAGAGATTTTCTCTTCTACTGAGAAGTCAGGAACCGGCGTTGATGGGTGGTTGAACGAAGTAGCGACAGATTTTAATAAATCCAACATTGTCGTAAATGGGAAGCCCATTTCTGTCAAAATCCGCAATATTGCTTCGGGAACAGCCGCAGATTACATAAAGTCGGGCAAATATGTTCCGGATGCCTTCACTCCTTCCAATGAGCTGTGGGGCGAAATGGTCAAAGCGCAAGGCATCCAAACCCAGCTTATCTCGAAGCGTCTTGCCGGCAATGTCGCCGGTATTGTAACAACCAAGAAAAAATATGATGAGCTGGTGAATAAGTACGGTGCTTTAAACATCAAGACGGTTACAGACGCTATTGCAAATAACGAGCTGGCTATGGGATACACCGATCCGTTCGCCAGTTCCACGGGCCTCAATTTTCTGGTGACCGCCCTTCAGACTTTTGACAGCTCGGATTTGCTTGGGGAAAAGGCGGTTCAAGGGTTTGAGCGCTTCCAGGCCAACGTCCCTTTTACTGCGTCCACAACTTTACAAATGCGTGATGCGGCTAAGTCCGGGATGCTCGACGCTTTTGTTCTGGAGTACCAAACCTATGTAAATGCACCGGATCTGAAGAGCGGCTACGTGTTCACTCCTTTTGGTGTAAGGCATGACAGTCCGCTGTACGCTTTGGGCAATTTGCCTCAAGATAAACTGGATATGATTAAGAAGTTTGCGGAGTTCGCGAAGCAGGATAAGTATCAGAAATTAGCTGCGGACAAAGGATTCAATGGTCTTCAAGATTACCGCTCCGAGCTTAACGCGGTTGACGGTACCCTCCTCTCCTCCGCACAAAAGCTATGGAAGGAAAAGAAGAATGGGAATAAACCGATCGCAGCGGTATTTGTAGCCGATGTATCCGGAAGTATGGATGGCGAGCCTCTCAACCGGTTAAAAGAGTCGTTATTAAAAGGTCAAAAGTACCTCGGTAGGGACAACAGCATTGGTTTGGTTTCTTACTCCAGTGAAGTTTCGGTCAACCTGCCCATTGGGAAGTACGACGCGAATCAGCAGTCTATGTTTGTCGGAGCGGTTAACAGCCTGCAAGCCGGCGGCGGCACAGCTACTTTTGACGGTATTGTGGTGGCCATGAAAATGCTTCAGGATGAGTTGAAGGTTAACCCTGATGTTAAACCTGTGATCTTTGTCTTAAGCGACGGGGAAACGAATGAAGGGCATTCGCTCGATGAGGTCAGAGGGTTAATTGAAACCTTCAAGATTCCGGTATACACGATTGGCTATAATGCGAACATCCAGGCGCTGCAAAGCATTTCAAGTATTAATGAGGCGGCCAGCATCAACGCGGATACAGATGATGTAGTGTATAAGATCGGTAATTTGCTCAACGTTCAAATGTAA
- a CDS encoding toxic anion resistance protein: protein MSFTMEVVNPEKIKSAIEEQVRPVPEEVAQLKELAASNVSTILELDIDSLEKRKEILQSIDSFGINTMRSSSEKSSLLQVSVGNLSRTGDEGGQVAKGLTELQLQLKDLDPSVVDFAKSGLLGKFFNPLRSYFAKYQKADAVISDIITSLDKGKSVLKNDNTTLEFEQQALRELTKKLQKEIQLGVLMDEEIESQIEAAKSRNESEDKIRFITEEVLFPLRQRVMDLQQMQVVNQQGIMAIEVVIRNNKELIRGVDRARNVTISALKISVTVASALYNQRIVLKKIELLNQTTNSLISGTSKMLKDQGAAIHKQSLETSISSIDTLKQAFTDVLSALDSISTYKQEALPKMRESINQFRELADTGEQQIQRLEKGHKLGL from the coding sequence ATGTCATTTACAATGGAAGTCGTCAATCCAGAAAAGATCAAGTCGGCTATTGAAGAGCAGGTTAGGCCTGTGCCGGAGGAAGTCGCCCAGCTAAAGGAGCTGGCGGCAAGCAATGTCTCCACGATTCTCGAGCTGGATATCGATTCATTGGAGAAGCGGAAAGAGATCCTGCAATCCATAGATAGTTTTGGTATAAATACGATGCGGTCATCGTCGGAGAAAAGTTCTCTTTTGCAGGTGTCAGTGGGGAACCTGTCCAGAACAGGCGATGAAGGCGGCCAAGTCGCCAAAGGTTTAACCGAGCTGCAGCTCCAGTTGAAGGATTTGGACCCGAGTGTGGTGGATTTTGCCAAGAGCGGTCTTCTGGGAAAATTCTTTAACCCGCTGCGCAGTTACTTTGCCAAGTATCAGAAGGCGGATGCGGTCATTTCGGACATTATCACTTCTTTGGATAAGGGCAAGTCTGTACTAAAAAATGATAATACGACTTTGGAGTTTGAACAGCAGGCGCTGCGGGAGCTTACCAAAAAGCTGCAAAAGGAAATCCAGCTTGGCGTATTGATGGATGAAGAAATTGAGTCTCAGATTGAAGCGGCAAAATCACGCAATGAGTCGGAGGATAAAATCCGGTTCATTACCGAAGAGGTGCTGTTTCCGCTGCGTCAGCGTGTAATGGACCTGCAGCAAATGCAGGTAGTTAATCAACAGGGCATCATGGCAATCGAAGTTGTAATCCGAAATAACAAAGAGCTGATCCGCGGGGTGGACAGAGCCCGAAATGTAACAATTTCAGCCCTGAAAATCTCGGTTACCGTGGCCAGTGCGCTTTACAATCAACGGATCGTCTTGAAAAAGATTGAGCTTCTAAACCAAACCACCAACAGTCTGATAAGCGGCACCTCCAAAATGCTGAAAGATCAGGGCGCAGCGATCCATAAGCAGTCTCTGGAAACGAGTATTTCTTCGATAGACACTTTAAAACAGGCTTTCACCGACGTGCTGTCGGCTCTGGATTCCATCAGCACTTACAAGCAGGAGGCCCTCCCTAAAATGCGTGAAAGCATTAATCAGTTCAGAGAGCTGGCGGATACCGGAGAACAGCAGATACAGCGTCTGGAGAAAGGCCACAAGTTGGGCTTGTAG
- a CDS encoding VOC family protein, giving the protein MNEQTAEANPMRSESARRKEGFGLTFQVRLVSDLAKSQEYYRDILGCKVDEWGHAERGGMIVILQQAASPEDVRPNAPSQKRPDYPTEWEGPDYGWDTFIHVNWNELELLVEEVRLNGGNIAIEPFLGTHGNWEFKNAYIKDPDGYTLVLGAMRESLR; this is encoded by the coding sequence TTGAACGAACAAACGGCAGAGGCAAATCCAATGCGAAGCGAGAGTGCCCGGCGGAAAGAGGGTTTTGGACTTACATTTCAAGTTCGTTTAGTTTCGGATCTAGCAAAGTCACAGGAATATTACCGTGATATTCTCGGGTGTAAGGTTGATGAATGGGGGCATGCCGAGCGCGGCGGAATGATCGTTATTTTGCAGCAGGCGGCTTCCCCTGAGGATGTTCGGCCGAACGCCCCCTCCCAAAAGCGTCCGGATTATCCGACCGAATGGGAAGGCCCCGATTATGGATGGGACACTTTTATCCATGTAAATTGGAATGAGCTGGAGCTTTTGGTTGAAGAGGTGCGCCTAAATGGCGGCAATATTGCCATCGAGCCTTTTTTGGGCACACACGGCAATTGGGAATTCAAGAACGCATATATTAAAGACCCTGATGGATACACCCTGGTGCTGGGTGCGATGCGTGAAAGTTTGAGATAA
- a CDS encoding fluoroquinolone export ABC transporter permease subunit, giving the protein MRFRAAFAFDIRFQWRHGFYWVYIVVCAFYLVLLHFIPDGYRENVIVLLTFSDPGALGLILAGGIVLLEKDQGIHDPLFVTPIRVREYLLSKAGSLSVLSLLAAWGIHVAASGIPESPLAFSAGIVLTSSFMTLLSIGVVARCQTINSFLLLSQAYALPFVLPLLGYLKIWNSKLFLALPTEGTLRLLNGAFSAISIIDYLYSIWILLSWNVVIFIWAKRSCEHHVLMSVGRGGAGE; this is encoded by the coding sequence ATGAGATTCAGGGCTGCATTTGCCTTTGATATCCGCTTTCAATGGCGCCATGGCTTCTACTGGGTCTATATCGTTGTCTGTGCGTTCTATTTGGTGCTGCTGCACTTTATTCCTGATGGATACAGGGAGAATGTAATCGTATTGTTAACGTTTAGCGACCCTGGTGCACTCGGTCTTATTCTGGCAGGAGGGATTGTGCTGCTGGAGAAGGATCAGGGTATCCATGATCCTTTATTTGTCACACCCATTCGTGTCAGGGAATATTTGCTCTCAAAAGCAGGTTCATTATCCGTGTTGTCTTTGTTGGCAGCTTGGGGTATACACGTGGCAGCAAGCGGAATTCCGGAATCTCCGTTGGCATTCTCTGCTGGAATCGTCTTGACATCGTCCTTTATGACGCTTCTGTCAATTGGAGTAGTGGCTCGCTGTCAAACCATTAACAGCTTCCTTCTGCTTTCTCAGGCTTATGCGCTGCCGTTTGTGCTTCCGCTGCTTGGTTATTTGAAAATATGGAACTCCAAGCTCTTTCTGGCGCTGCCGACCGAAGGGACGCTAAGATTACTGAATGGGGCATTTTCAGCTATATCGATCATCGATTATTTGTATTCCATATGGATACTGCTAAGTTGGAATGTTGTAATCTTTATATGGGCAAAGCGGTCCTGTGAACACCATGTTCTGATGAGCGTGGGTAGGGGAGGGGCGGGGGAATGA
- a CDS encoding ABC transporter ATP-binding protein, with amino-acid sequence MIQVEDLYYTYPGQQEPALCGLDFTIPQGEVFGFLGPSGAGKSTTQKILIGVLKNYLGSVRVMGTEIRNTGPEYFEQIGVAFEFPNFYSKFTAMENLKLFRSLYAGRTEEPMCLLEQVDLADATNMKVSQLSKGMKMRLNFCRALLNDPSILFLDEPTSGLDPVNAKRMKDLILEKKANGKTVIITTHNMQAAEELCDRVAFIVDGQIKLIDSPRELKLLKGNKRVRIEYRHLNGISHVEYPLDSIGENEQFLRLIREYPIETIHSMEASLEQIFIEVTGRKLT; translated from the coding sequence ATGATTCAGGTAGAGGACCTTTATTATACCTATCCCGGCCAGCAGGAGCCTGCACTTTGCGGACTTGACTTCACGATACCGCAAGGGGAAGTATTTGGATTTCTGGGTCCATCAGGGGCGGGCAAAAGCACAACGCAAAAGATATTAATTGGAGTCTTAAAAAATTATCTGGGCAGTGTTAGGGTTATGGGCACAGAAATAAGGAATACCGGGCCGGAATATTTCGAGCAAATTGGAGTAGCCTTCGAATTTCCGAATTTCTATTCGAAATTTACGGCAATGGAAAACCTGAAGCTTTTTCGGTCACTCTATGCTGGACGAACAGAGGAACCGATGTGTCTTTTGGAGCAGGTCGATCTGGCGGATGCCACCAACATGAAGGTTTCCCAGCTGTCGAAGGGGATGAAGATGAGGTTGAATTTCTGCAGAGCACTCCTGAATGACCCCAGTATCCTCTTTTTGGACGAACCGACTTCCGGGCTTGATCCCGTCAATGCGAAGCGGATGAAGGATCTGATCCTGGAAAAGAAAGCAAATGGGAAAACGGTAATCATAACCACGCATAACATGCAAGCCGCGGAGGAACTCTGCGACCGGGTCGCTTTTATTGTAGACGGTCAGATCAAGCTGATTGATTCTCCTCGTGAACTTAAGCTTCTAAAAGGAAACAAGCGTGTGCGGATAGAGTATCGCCATCTGAACGGGATAAGTCATGTGGAATATCCTCTGGACAGTATAGGAGAGAATGAGCAATTTTTGCGGCTTATCCGGGAGTATCCCATAGAAACGATTCATTCAATGGAAGCTTCGCTGGAACAAATATTCATTGAGGTTACCGGGAGGAAGCTGACATGA
- a CDS encoding TrkH family potassium uptake protein has translation MLLKGLPPFFRNFTLTSSRIILLGFAIPIFLGALLLALPISSSTGNSVGWLNAWFTSTSAVCVTGLIVLDTGTAFSNFGQIAILCLIQIGGLGFMTFGVLIAVVMGRRIGLKERLLIQESANSVTTQGVVRLSLSIFLIAFIVETLGAALLTIRWADELGLTRAIYYGIFHAVSAFNNAGFALWPDSLSRYVGDPLINLVISSLFIIGGIGFTVILDLYRKRRWRDLAFHSKVVVITSGLLCLVSFLVIFVIELFNTRTFGGLSWTERLWAGYFQGVVTRTAGFNSIDIAGMMPASQFFMIFLMFIGASSGSTGGGIKTSTFAVLVLSIMATVKGNEDVQLLKKRISQKMIFRALTVMTISVGVVIGAAFLLTITEYRLHRDFLVAAI, from the coding sequence ATGTTGTTAAAAGGTTTGCCGCCATTTTTCAGAAATTTCACCTTGACTTCCTCAAGGATTATTCTGCTGGGTTTTGCTATTCCAATATTTTTAGGTGCTTTATTACTTGCTTTGCCGATATCATCTTCAACGGGGAATAGTGTGGGTTGGCTGAACGCATGGTTTACCTCGACTTCAGCCGTATGCGTAACTGGATTGATTGTTCTCGATACGGGTACGGCCTTCTCTAACTTTGGACAAATCGCTATCTTATGTTTAATTCAAATTGGCGGATTGGGATTTATGACATTTGGTGTGCTAATCGCAGTTGTGATGGGGAGAAGGATTGGATTAAAAGAGCGCCTGCTCATCCAGGAATCTGCGAACTCAGTTACTACGCAAGGGGTTGTCCGTTTATCACTTAGCATCTTCCTTATTGCTTTTATTGTTGAGACTCTTGGAGCCGCATTGTTAACCATTCGATGGGCAGATGAACTAGGACTGACAAGGGCGATCTACTACGGGATATTTCATGCTGTTTCAGCATTTAATAATGCGGGATTTGCGTTGTGGCCCGATAGCTTGAGCCGCTATGTTGGAGATCCATTAATTAACCTGGTAATCTCTTCTCTATTTATCATCGGGGGCATCGGGTTTACTGTGATTCTGGATCTTTACCGAAAGAGACGGTGGAGAGACCTTGCCTTTCATTCAAAAGTAGTTGTAATTACATCCGGACTCCTTTGTTTAGTTAGCTTTCTGGTAATATTCGTAATTGAACTCTTTAATACCAGAACGTTTGGCGGGCTATCGTGGACCGAACGACTCTGGGCCGGATATTTTCAGGGTGTAGTTACTCGGACGGCCGGATTCAATTCGATTGACATTGCCGGTATGATGCCGGCTTCCCAGTTTTTCATGATTTTTTTAATGTTTATCGGTGCATCCTCCGGGTCGACGGGTGGAGGCATCAAAACAAGTACCTTCGCTGTACTGGTTTTAAGCATTATGGCAACAGTGAAGGGGAACGAAGATGTGCAGCTTTTAAAAAAACGCATATCTCAAAAAATGATTTTCAGAGCGCTGACAGTTATGACTATTTCTGTGGGAGTAGTAATTGGAGCTGCATTTCTCCTAACGATTACAGAATATCGACTGCATAGAGACTTTTTAGTGGCTGCTATTTGA
- the mnhG gene encoding monovalent cation/H(+) antiporter subunit G, whose product MNMAGELLIAVLVLFGALFCGLSAFGLVRLPDVYLRSHAATKSATLGVLCVLAGAFLYMMFYVEVVSFKLLIAIVFVFITSPVAGHLNGRAAYRSGVKLWENSIQDDMKPVLERNKGMQSKN is encoded by the coding sequence ATGAACATGGCCGGTGAACTGCTTATCGCCGTTCTGGTGCTGTTTGGCGCTCTGTTCTGCGGGCTAAGCGCGTTTGGATTGGTCCGTCTGCCGGATGTATATTTACGCTCGCACGCGGCAACCAAGAGTGCGACCCTCGGCGTGCTTTGTGTTCTGGCGGGGGCCTTTCTTTACATGATGTTCTATGTGGAGGTTGTCAGCTTCAAGCTGCTTATCGCCATTGTGTTTGTCTTCATCACATCACCGGTAGCAGGACATTTAAACGGGAGAGCCGCCTACCGTTCGGGTGTTAAGCTATGGGAGAACAGTATTCAGGATGATATGAAGCCGGTATTGGAGCGAAACAAAGGAATGCAATCCAAAAATTGA
- a CDS encoding Na(+)/H(+) antiporter subunit F1: MVSALLTAALVILSLAILACTYRLIKGPTRPDRIAALDTIGINLLAMIAVIGMLLRTQDFIEIILVIGILAFIGTTALARYIERGVVIERGDDEHGR; the protein is encoded by the coding sequence ATGGTTTCAGCCCTTCTGACGGCTGCGCTGGTCATTCTCTCATTAGCCATATTAGCCTGCACATACCGCTTGATCAAAGGCCCGACCCGTCCCGACCGGATTGCCGCACTCGACACGATAGGCATTAATCTTCTTGCTATGATTGCGGTAATAGGCATGCTGCTGAGGACACAGGATTTTATCGAGATTATTCTTGTCATAGGCATTCTGGCATTTATAGGAACAACGGCTTTGGCCAGATATATCGAAAGAGGTGTTGTGATTGAACGCGGAGATGATGAACATGGCCGGTGA
- a CDS encoding Na+/H+ antiporter subunit E — MALQFVLNLMIAFLWMLLNNDWSGSRFTMGLLLGAAVLLLLRRFWFEPFYLKRVWAILKLLLLFMRELTVSSFTVMRHILRPKLTIRPGIFAYQTSLASDWEITLLSCLICLTPGTLTLEVSGSGQTLYIHAMDIEDADLLSEQIRGTFEKAIREVTR, encoded by the coding sequence ATGGCCTTGCAATTTGTACTCAACCTGATGATTGCCTTCCTGTGGATGCTGCTTAATAATGATTGGTCTGGTTCCCGTTTCACGATGGGATTGCTGCTGGGCGCTGCCGTACTGCTGCTGCTGCGGAGGTTTTGGTTCGAACCCTTCTACCTTAAGCGGGTGTGGGCCATTCTGAAATTGCTCCTGCTGTTCATGCGGGAGTTAACCGTATCCAGCTTTACGGTCATGAGGCATATTCTTCGTCCGAAGCTGACCATTCGTCCTGGAATCTTTGCATATCAGACCAGCCTTGCATCGGATTGGGAGATCACCCTTCTCTCATGCCTGATTTGTCTGACACCGGGAACGCTGACCCTCGAAGTATCCGGGAGCGGGCAGACCCTCTATATCCATGCAATGGATATAGAGGACGCGGACCTGCTCTCCGAGCAAATTAGAGGCACATTTGAAAAAGCGATCAGGGAGGTGACGCGGTAA
- a CDS encoding Na+/H+ antiporter subunit D: MSNLLVFPILIPLCTAVLLIILKEKVLLQRIISTVSALFNIAVAIVLVSRVHADGIQTLHMGGWAPPYGIVFVGDMFAALLVLTAAVTSFGILLYSFGRIETEREKAYYYVLFHFLLVGVYGSFLTGDIFNLFVFFEVLLISSYALISLGGTRLQLRESLKYLLINIVSSTLFVAAVAYLYAATGTLNMAHLSQRVAEAGQGGVLGVIAVLFLIVFSLKAGLFLFFWLPGSYSAPPSAVRSLFGALLTKVGLYAVLRTFTLIFIQDPGVTHMWIAWMAAAAMILGGLGAVAYNDIPRILNYNVIISVGFVAFGLAAANGDALNGAVFYLLHDMLSKGLLFILGGMMITIGGTGRLKDMGGLIKRYPLIGWMFFVLALAIVGIPPFSGFAGKVLLIRGGLDAGMLTLSLIGLGSSFLVLYSLIKIFRLAFWGDEPEGERSRVNLKGAAAISAALLVLVIVMGTQAEWVYSYVSKAGDVLIHPELYIEAVMKE, from the coding sequence ATGAGCAACCTGTTGGTATTTCCGATTTTAATCCCTCTGTGCACCGCTGTTTTATTGATTATCCTGAAGGAGAAGGTTCTGCTTCAGCGTATCATCAGTACAGTAAGCGCCCTGTTCAATATCGCGGTTGCAATCGTTCTGGTTTCCCGCGTTCATGCGGACGGAATTCAAACCCTGCATATGGGAGGCTGGGCGCCGCCGTACGGCATTGTTTTTGTGGGGGATATGTTTGCCGCTCTGCTTGTGCTGACTGCGGCGGTGACAAGCTTCGGGATTCTTCTCTATTCCTTCGGCAGAATTGAGACCGAGAGGGAGAAGGCTTATTACTACGTCCTCTTCCATTTTCTGCTTGTTGGCGTATACGGCTCTTTTCTTACAGGGGATATTTTTAATCTGTTTGTCTTTTTTGAGGTCTTGCTAATATCGTCGTATGCTTTGATCTCCCTTGGCGGAACGAGGCTTCAGCTTCGGGAGTCTTTGAAATATCTTCTGATTAACATCGTATCGTCTACACTCTTCGTAGCGGCTGTGGCTTACCTGTACGCTGCAACCGGCACACTCAATATGGCTCATTTGTCACAGCGTGTTGCCGAGGCGGGACAAGGCGGTGTACTGGGTGTGATTGCTGTTCTATTCCTGATTGTATTCTCTTTAAAGGCCGGCTTGTTCCTGTTCTTCTGGCTGCCGGGATCATACAGTGCGCCGCCGTCGGCCGTAAGATCGTTGTTCGGGGCGCTCCTGACAAAAGTGGGGCTCTATGCGGTTCTTCGGACGTTTACACTGATATTTATTCAAGATCCGGGAGTAACGCATATGTGGATTGCCTGGATGGCAGCGGCTGCCATGATTCTGGGCGGACTGGGAGCGGTCGCTTATAACGATATTCCGCGTATTCTTAACTACAACGTGATTATCAGTGTGGGCTTTGTGGCTTTCGGCCTTGCAGCGGCTAACGGGGATGCGCTGAACGGAGCGGTCTTCTATCTGCTTCACGATATGCTGTCCAAGGGATTATTGTTTATACTCGGAGGGATGATGATCACAATAGGGGGGACGGGTCGGTTGAAAGACATGGGGGGTCTGATCAAGCGGTACCCCCTGATCGGCTGGATGTTCTTTGTGCTGGCGCTGGCGATTGTGGGGATTCCGCCTTTCAGCGGCTTTGCTGGTAAAGTTCTGCTTATCCGCGGCGGGCTTGATGCCGGCATGCTCACACTATCTCTGATCGGTCTTGGGTCCAGCTTTCTGGTCTTGTACTCGTTAATCAAAATATTCAGACTGGCTTTTTGGGGAGACGAGCCCGAGGGAGAGCGTTCAAGGGTTAATCTGAAGGGCGCGGCCGCCATCTCGGCGGCACTGCTCGTTCTGGTCATCGTGATGGGCACTCAGGCGGAATGGGTCTATTCCTATGTGTCGAAGGCCGGCGACGTGCTGATCCATCCCGAGCTTTACATCGAAGCCGTAATGAAGGAGTAG
- a CDS encoding Na(+)/H(+) antiporter subunit C produces the protein MEWMMAVAIGILFMIGVYLILSKSLLRIILGTSLLTHGVHLLLMTMAGLKTGAAPVLGDKAESYVDPLPQALILTSIVISFGVTAFFLVLAYRAHQTLGTDDMDSIKGDES, from the coding sequence ATGGAATGGATGATGGCCGTGGCGATCGGGATTTTATTTATGATTGGAGTATATCTGATTCTGTCAAAGAGTCTTCTGCGGATTATATTGGGTACTTCCTTGCTTACCCATGGTGTCCATCTGCTTCTCATGACGATGGCCGGACTTAAGACAGGCGCAGCGCCGGTGCTGGGCGATAAAGCGGAATCCTATGTTGATCCCTTGCCGCAGGCGTTGATTCTAACCTCGATCGTAATCAGCTTTGGAGTTACCGCCTTTTTCCTCGTCCTTGCTTACCGGGCGCACCAAACGTTGGGAACGGATGATATGGACAGCATAAAGGGGGATGAATCATGA